The stretch of DNA TCATCCCCCGGTCCCAATACGTAGGTTTTGTCAACAGGTATTGATGTTGTCGGTTTTTTGAAACCTTTAAAGAAGCTGTAACCAAATTGTTGTAGATATGTTTTGAGAGATTTAGACCTTGCTGCGAAATCTTCTTCAATTGGCGATAATAGTTCCTGTTTTTTTGAGTAAGAGTTTTTTCTATTTTGCTGTTCAACAAAAAAGTTTGATGTAGCTTCCTTTTCAGAAAGTTTAGGTGAAACTGGAAAACTGTTTGTTCCATTTGAAGTAGTTTCTATTTTATCTTTTAATGTTGGAAAGTAAGAAGTATAATTGGTGGGGTTTTGAGGTGTTTGTGTGTGTGAAAAAGAGACAGGAAACATCTGCCCGTAAGCATTTATTATTTTTATATTACAAAAAGTAACAATGGTTGCTATTTTTAGTAGTGTTTTTATCTTCATTGTTTTTCCTCCACGAGATCTCTTTTCTTGATATTATCAAGCCACTCTTTGAAAAATGCAGCAAATATTCCAAGGAAGAGCCCTGAAATAAGGCCAACTGCCACTATAAGTTTTTTCTTTGGTTTTGCAGGTTTATCAGGGTCTGGTATGTACGGTGGGTCTATAACCTGGAATGAGATCTGCTCTTTCATCTCTTGAGCTTTTGCAAGTTCATACTCTTTCACAAGGGTTTCATAAAGTCCCTGTGTTATGCCTATTTCTGTTTTAAGTCTCATAAGGTTAAATTGATAGTCCGGGACAGAAACATAGCTGTCTTCACCTTTAATATTGCTGAGTTGTTTCTCTATTTGAGAAAGTTCTCTTTTAATTTTTTCCTTTTCGTATGGTGTTAAACCTGGCTTTTCAAGGTAAGCTTTTAGCTTTTCCCGTTTTGCTATAAGACTTCCTTCCTTTTTTCCTTTCTCAATCTCATCTTCTGTAAAGGATAACATGGGGATTTCTCTTATCTTTCCCTGTGTAAACTCGGAATAGATTTTCTGAAGTTTTTCAAGTCTTTTCCTTACCTGTTCAAGTTGTTTCCCAAGATATATTCTGTATTTTTTGGAAACGGTGAAAGTTTTCTCTTTTAAAATCTCTTCTGTTGCATTTAAAAGGTCGTTGGCTATTTTGTATGCCATAACAGGGTCTTTTTTAAATTCAACATTTATAGTTATCACGCCTGTTTTTTTATCCGATGAGTAGGAGATAAGGTTCTTTAAAACTTCAGCTCCGTCAAGGACTGTTGGTGGCTTTTCATTTTCATTAAGTATCCACTTTTTTGTTTCATTGTCCCATTTATCCTTAAAAAGGATAGGAAGTAAATTAAGGTCATTTACTATCTTTTCTCTTAAAATTCTACTTTGAAGGATGGATTCAACAGTCAGTCCAGACTGGCTCATCCCTGGAATGGACACAGGGAGGGATGATAACAGGGAGGAAAGTCCGCTTTTTTTCTCTCCACCAAGTGGCATTATGGAAACGTTGGTTTTATAGGTTTTAGGCAAAATGAAGCACAGAATAAGTGCTATTGCGGTAAAAAGAAATGTTGTTCCTAAGACTATCTTTTTTCTTTTTTTTAGTGTTAAATAAAGTTCGTAAAGGTCAATTTCATCATCTTCGTAATAAGGTGGTGTATATGCAGGTTCTTTGTCTCTCCAGTTTTCTTTTCTCTCCATTATAAAAAGCCCCAGATAATTTTTATAGTGAAGCTTAATTATAGCAGGAAAATGTGAAAAAATTCTTTCGGTTTTTTTGTAAAAAGTTTATATTCTCTAAAAACAGTTTCTTTTGTTAGAGGGTTGAGTTATGATTGACAGAAGCAGAATAAGGAATTTTTGCATAATTGCCCATATAGACCACGGGAAATCAACGCTTGCAGATAGACTTCTTGAGTTTACGGGAACTGTTACAAAAAGGGAGATGAAGGAGCAGTTTCTTGATTCTCTTGAACTTGAAAGGGAAAGGGGTATTACTATTAAGCTTAATGCTGTAAGGATGAACTACAAAGCTGATGATGGTAATGAGTATGTAATGCACCTTATAGATACTCCGGGACATGTGGATTTTTCCTATGAAGTTTCAAGAAGTCTTTCAGCGTGTGAAGGTGCACTTCTTGTTGTTGATGCGACGCAAGGGATAGAGGCACAGACAATAGCAAACTTTTTTCTTGCCCTTGAAGCAAATCTTGAGATAATTCCGGTTATTAATAAAATAGACCTTCCTTCTGCAAATGTTGACTGGGTTAAAGAGCAAATAGAGGAGGTTCTGGGACTTGATAGTGATGAAGCTATCCTTGCAAGCGCGAAGGAGGGTATAGGAATAAAAGAGATTCTTGAAGCTATAGTTAAAAGGGTGCCCCCTCCAGAAGGTGATGAAAAAAAACCTTTGAAGGCGCTGATATTTGATTCTTACTATGATAATTATAAGGGAGTCATACCTTTTGTAAGGGTTTATGACGGTGTTTTAAAACCCGGGATGAGAATAAAGATGGTTTCCAACAATAAAGAGTTTGAGGTGGTGGAAGTTGGAACTCAAGCTCCTTTTATGAAGAAGCTTGATGAGCTTGGGCCCGGGGAAGTTGGTTATATAGCGGCAAATATTAAAAATATTGAAGATACACAGGTTGGCGATACGATAACAGATGCGGAAAATCCTACCGATAATCCGTGTCCGGGCTTCAGACCGGCAAAGCCTATGGTTTTTGCAGGTCTTTATCCTGTTGATTCAGATAGGTATGAGGATTTGAAAGAAGCCCTTGAAAAGCTGAAGTTAAACGATGCGGCTCTCTTTTATGAGCCTGAAACGTCCGTGGCTCTTGGATTTGGCTTCAGATGTGGTTTTTTAGGATTGCTTCACATGGAAGTTATAAAAGAGCGCCTTGAAAGAGAGTTTGGTCTTGACCTTATAGCTACAGCTCCGAGTGTTACATATAAAGTAACATTGACAGATGGAACGGTTGTTGATGTTCAAAATCCTGCTGAGATGCCTCCAAAAGAAAAGATAGAGAAAGTGGAAGAGCCGTATATTCGTGCTTCAATAATAACGCCAGCAGATTATGTCGGTCCCATTATGCAGCTCTGTCAGGATAGGCGGGGGGAGCAGAAAGGTTTCAGCTATCTTGACCAGACAAGGGTTGAGCTTCAGTATGATATGCCTCTTTCCGAGATTCTCTTCGACTTTTTTGATAAATTGAAGTCGGTTTCCCGTGGTTATGCTTCCTTTGATTACGAACTTATAGGTTATAAACCTTCTGAGCTTGTTAAGTTAGATATTCTTATAAACGGTAAACCTGTAGATGCCCTGTCTGTTATAGTGCATAAAGATAAGGCGTACCAGAGAGGGAAACAGCTTGTTGAAAAACTGAAAGAGATAATTCCAAGACAGCTTTTTGAGGTTGCTATTCAGGCTGCTATAGGAAACAAAATAATAGCAAGGGAAAATGTTAAAGCTTTAAGGAAGGATGTGTTGTCTAAATGTTACGGTGGTGATATTACAAGGAAAAAGAAACTCCTTGAAAAGCAGAAAGAGGGTAAGAAAAAGATGAAGATGCTTGGAAAAGTGGAAGTTCCTCAGGAAGCATTTATGGCCGTTTTAAAAGTGGAATAGTTTTGCAAGTTGTGATACTTTTTTGCTGTTATTTTTAGCTTGAGAGGTGTTTTTTGGAAGAGAAAAAGGAAAATAAAATTGTTGAAAACATAAAATCTTTTGCCGTTGCCATAGTTCTTGCTTTAATCATAAGGACTTTTATTGTTCAGTCTTTTCATATCCCTTCAGGTTCCATGGAACCGACCCTTCAAATAGGAGACTTTATTCTGGTTGATAAGGTGACATACCGGTTTAGAAGTCCTGAGCGGGGAGATGTTGTTGTTTTTAAGTATCCTCTTAATGAGGATGTTTATTATATAAAGCGGATTATAGGTGTTCCTGGAGATAAAATTCAGGTTATTGGTGGGAAACTTTACATAAACGGTAAACCTGTCAGATATGAAGAGGATGGCACTTATTCTTATGTTGAGAATGGCCAAAGATTTACAGGGAAGCTTTTTTATGAGTTTCTTCCCAAAAAAACAGGGGGAGTTAAAAAACACTTTATTTTAAAAACAGGAGACGCCGGGGATAATACTACCGTTTTTACGGTCCCACCGGGAGAGTATTTTGTTATGGGGGATAACAGAAACAACAGCTATGATAGTAGGTTCTGGGGGTTTGTTAAGAGAGATAAAATAACAGGTATGGCAAGGATAATTTTCTTTTCCTGGGACTCAAACCGTTTTCTACCAAGGATTAGCAGGATAGGGAAAATAATTCAGTAGATATTTTCCCTTCCTTGCGAGATTATGGTGTCGGATATAAAATTCAATCTGCCAGAGGATACTCCATTTAAAAAAACCGAATTTAGTTAGGAGGAGAAGCATGGTAAAAACTTACGCTTACGGCTTTCCGAGGCTTGGAAAGCAGAGAGAGTTTAAAACGCTTATTGAAAGTTACTGGTCAGGGAAGCTGACAGAGGAAGAGCTTAAAGAGGGAATTAAAAATCTTAACGAAAAAAGGGAAAAAACCTATAGATCTTATGTTGATGCATTTCCTCAAGGGGAGATGACACTTTACGATAATCTTTTTGATACAGCTCTTATTTTTGGGATTTATAAAGCCGATACTCTTGATGAGTATTTTTCTCTCTGCCGCGGTAAAAATGCCCTTGAGATGACAAAATGGTTTAATACCAATTATCACTACCTTGTCCCGGATTTTGAAGGGAAAGAAAAAGAATTTTCCATTTCGTGGAACAAGCATGAGGAAATAAAAGAGAGCGCTTATCTTATTGGTCCTTTTACTCTTCTTAAACTTTCAAAGAATCTTCCAGAAGGGAAGTTTGCTGCCCTTTTAAAATCTCTTGCCTGTAAATATGCAGAATACTTTAAGCTTAACGGTTTTAAATCTGTTCATCTTGACGAGCCTGCTTTTGTTATGGAACTTTCTGATAAAGAGATAGAAGCTATAAAAGATGCTTACTCTGTTTTTGAAGATATTGATACGAAAATAAACGTGTTTACCTATTATGATAGTGTTGATAATCTTCAGTTTGTTTTTGACCTTCCTGTTGCAGGGGTGGGAATTGACCTTGTTCATGATAGAGGAGAAAACCTTTCACAGCTTGACTCTGTTGATCCTAAAGGTAAAACCCTTTTCGCAGGTGTTATTGATGGTAGAAATGTGTGGAGAGCAGACCTTTTTGAAAAAGCTGAAATTGTTAAAAAGCTTTCTGAAAAATTTGAAGTTGTAGTGACAAACGCCGCTCCTCTTTTCCATCTTCCTGTAAATTTAAAAGGAGCTACTCTTCCTGAAGAGCTTGTTGCAAAGGTGGCATTTGCAGAGGAGAAACTTAAAGAACTTAAACTTATTTCAGATGTTTTAGAAGGTGATGATGCCAAAGCAAAAGAGTGGGTTGAAGGTATAAGTAAAGCTTTTGGTGTGAGGGAGAATGTAAGGGAGAGAGTTAGAAATCTTACGGATGAGGACTTTAATAAAGCTGTTCCTTATGCTGAAAGAATAAAACTTCAGCAGGAGATTCTCAAACTGCCTCTTTTCCCTACAACTACAATAGGAAGTTTTCCTCAGACTCAGGAGGTTAGAAGAGTTAGGCTCCTTAACAGAAAAGGACAGCTTGCAGATGAAGATTACAAAACATTTATAAAAGGTGAAATAGCCAAGGCTATAAAGATTCAGGAAGAACTTGGTGTTGATGTTTTTGTTCACGGTGAGTTTGAAAGAAGTGATATGGTTGAGTTTTTTGCCGAGAAGCTTGAAGGAATTGCTACTACAGGTAACGGTTGGGTAATCTCTTACGGGACAAGATCTTACAGGCCACCGATCATATTCGGGGATGTTGAGAGAATAGAGCCCATGACTGTTGAAGAGATAGCTTTTGCTCAAAGTCTTACTGATAAACCTGTGAAAGGTATGTTAACAGGCCCTGTAACGATTATAGCGTGGAGTTACTGCAGGGAGGATATTCCTGTTTCCGAAGTTGCGTATCAAATAGGACTTGCTTTAAGAGATGAGATTGCAGACTATGAGAAGGCAGGTATTAAAATTGTTCAGATAGACGAAGCTGCCTTTAGAGAAAAAGCTCCTATCAAGAAAAGAAACTGGGATGAGTATTTTGATTGGGCTGTTAAATCCTTCAGGGTTTGTCATGCAAAGTCAAAACCTGAAACTCAGATTCATTCTCACATGTGTTATTCAGAATTTGGAGAGATAATTGAGTATATTCTTGCAATGGATTTTGATGTTATCTCCATTGAAGCTTCCCGTTCAAAAGGTGACATAATTGAAGCTTTTGAAAAGGTTAACTTTGACAGACAGATAGGTCTTGGTGTGTGGGATATCCACTCTCCTTATGTTCCTTCTGTTGATGAGATGAAGGAAATTGTTGAGAGAGCACTGAAAGTTATTCCAAAAGAGAACTTCTGGGTTAATCCGGACTGTGGTCTTAAAACTCGTCGCTGGGAAGAGTGTATCCCTGCAATAAGAAACATTGTTAAACTTGCCAATACTCTTAGAGAGGAGGCGTAATGCCCCTCTCCCCTTTTCTTGATGTTGACACTCCGATTACTTTTAAAGATCAACCTGGTGTTCAGTCAGCAGTTCTATACACGCACATACCCCTATGCAACCTTGAATGCTTTCAGTGCCATAATAAAGCCGGATTTGACCCATCTACTCAATTTGCTTCTTATGAAAAACTATTAGATAAACTTAATAAATTAAAACTTCTTGGTGTTGAATTGATAATTGTATCTGGAGGAGAACCTCTACTTGAAAAAAGACTCAAGGAAGGTTTAAAATTTATCAAACAGTTAGGATTTTCTGTTAGAGTAGATACAAACGGCACATTGCCTGAAACAATAGAGCAGTTAATCAGGGAAAAAGTGGTGGATGGTTTTGCTTTGGATGTTAAAATTCCCATAAAATCTGTCTATTTTGATGACGAAATTGAACGTTTTAATGAGATTTTATACTCAAAAAAAGAAAAAAACGAAAAGAAAATTAAGCTTTATGTTCAGAAAATAAAAAAATCTATAGAAAAAATTAAGAAACTTGCTATTGCAAATGATTTTCAATATACTATATTAAGAACAGTGAAATATCCTCTTCTAAAAGAGGAGGATATAGAAGAGATAAAGAGATTTGTGAGAGAAACGGGAATACCGTTTCAACTTAATCCTTTCTACCCTGTGGAGGCGTGATGAACAGATATTTCAGACTGATAGACCTTTTTATCGGTAATGATGATATAGCAAGGAATAATGCTAACTTTGTCAGAGGAATACCTACTCTTGAACATGTTGTTGTCGGTGAAGTTATGAAAGATTACCTTTTTGATGTTATTTATGATGGCCTTCCTGTAAGGATTCATCATGAAGAAGGATGGGCTTACCATCACCAAACTTATAGGCTTTCTGCTTACTGTATAGGTTTATCTTCAAAGGATATAGCTTTTTACGGTTTAAGAAGTAATGCGAAGAATGAAAGAAGAGCCGCGCCTCCGAAAAGACTTGAGACCCTTTTTATGCAGTGTGCAAATCTTATATGTCTTGTTGCACAGGAGGTTTCAGGTGCCACATCACTTAACGATATCTCTACTGTAGCAGCCGGTTATCTTTACCATATGGAGAAAACCGGGAAAAAGAGATATACGGACTATGAGCTTGAGAACATCTGGCAGGAGTTTTTGTATAACATAAATCTTCCGTTTAGAAGCGGAAACTCACCGTTTTCAAATATAACTCTTGATTTTGCTAAGCCGAATTCAAGGCTGAGAAAGGAACCTGTTATCTATGCCGGAGAGTTGCTCTCTTACACTTACGGAGATATTCCATCTGAATATTTTGACAGAATAAATGAAGCTTTTATAAAAGCGATGAAAAGAGGGGATGCAGATAGTAATCCGTTTACTTTCCCTCTTATAACTGTGAATGTAACGGACGATTTTGATAAAGATAACCCTGCATGGAAGATGCTTTTAAAAGAGTCTGAATATTTTGGCGGTTTCTATGTTCAAAACTATAAAACTGCTCCGTTTGAAAAAGACTCTGTCTATAAGAAGAAAAATCCTTATATAAAACCTTTTGATGAAGGGATGATTTACTCAAACTGCTGCAGGATGCTTTTTGATATTTCTCAGGTTGAGGCGGTTACAGGTTCAAATCCTTTCCATTCAGGTTCTGGAGTTGGTGGTATAGGTGTGTATGCCATCAATATGAACAGGCTTTTGTTCCTTGCGAAAACAGACTTTGATCTATTAACGGCGATGATAGATTATGTTATGGATGTAGGAGCAAAAGCTCTACAGAGAAAAAGGGAGTGGCTGAAAAAACACTGGAACGATTTATTCCCTTATTTATCTTTCTATCAGAAAGATGATAAATCTCTCTTTAACATTTTCTCAGTTGTTGGTGTTCACGAGGGAATGGTTAATGCTGGCTTTGAAGGTGGATTGTTTAATGATGAGGCAAAAGATTACGCTCACCGTATAGCTCAGTATCTTTATAAAAAGCTCCATGAGTTTATGGCAAGGGATCAGGTTCTTTATTCTCTTGAATACGCTCCTTCAGAAAATGCTGCCTGCAGGATGGCAGAAAAGGATATCTCTTTTGCAAATGCTGTGGCTGAGGTTCTTTCTGGAGAGAGAGAAAAAGAACTTTCAGTTGATCCGGAACTTAATAGATTTATAGATAGAGCTCTTGAAAAGTTTGGAGAGCGTATATTTGATATACCGGTTGGGAGGTGATTTAAGATGGAAAAGACACAAAGAATTAAACCCAAAATCTGCGTGAATGGGGACCCTTCTTCAAGAAAAGTGTTTTTAACTTCAGGATTTCAGGCTCCATTTCAGGAGAAAGATCTTTTAGCACAGATAGACGTCAATTCTCACTTTCAAAGTTATGCTACAGGCGGGAGTATTTTTCACCTTTTCACGGCTGAAGAGATGACACCGGAAGAGCAGGAGAAGTTGATATTTAACATCATTGATAATTTTCCTATTCAGTATCTTACAAAAACTCCATTTCTTACAACGTGTAATACCTGTGGGCATAAAATGGTTGGGAGAAAAACTGCGTGTGAAAGATGCAGTTCTGAGGATGTGACATTATGGTCAAGGCCAATAGGTTACTTTAGACCTGTTATGAGGGGTAAGATTTCTAAAGATTTTAAAGAAGCAAACTATCTTTTCTGGTTAAACGGCAGGGTGGAAGATTTTGCCACAAGGAAGGAAGTTAAAAAGGAAGATGTTGAGCATATTCTTGAGGAATTAAATTCAATGATTTAAAGTTTTTAATAGAGACTGTGGAGAGAGCCCCTTAGTAAGGGGCTCTTTTTATTTTGAGCAATTGGATTTTTATCATAAAATTACTTTAATTTTTGAGTTTTACGGGAAATTTTATGGAGGATTTAAAAGTGTATAGATATCCTGACTCTAAAGGAAAATTTGAAATATTTGGCGGGAAGTTTGTTCCTGAGACTTTAATGGCCGCTATTTCGGAACTTGAGGAGAATTATTACAGATATAGAGATGATGAAGAGTTTCAGAGAGAGTTTAATACTCTTTTAAAAGAATATGTGGGAAGACCTACACCTTTACAGTTTGCCAGGGGCCTTTCAGAGTTTATAGGTGGTGGGGTTAAGATTTATTTAAAAAGAGAGGATTTAAACCATACCGGGGCTCACAAGATAAACAATGCGCTTGGCCAGGCTCTTCTTGCTAAAAAGATGGGGAAAAAAAGGATAATTGCTGAAACGGGAGCCGGGCAGCACGGTGTTGCTACGGCAACAGCCTGTGCTTTTATGGGTCTTGAGTGTGTCGTTTACATGGGGGAAGAGGATGTTCACCGTCAGGCTTTAAACGTTTTCCGTATGGAGCTTTTAGGTGCTAAAGTTGCAGTTGTAAAAACTGGTAGCAAAACTTTAAAAGATGCTGTTAATGAAGCTTTAAGGGATTGGGTTACAAATGTTGAAACAACTCACTATATTATAGGTTCTGTTGTAGGTCCTCATCCCTATCCTGAAATGGTTAGAGATTTTCAGGCAGTTATCGGGAAAGAAACAAAGGAGCAAATTCTTGAAAAAGAAGGAAGACTGCCGGATATGATTGTTGCATGTGTTGGTGGTGGCAGTAATGCTATGGGAATTTTCTATCCGTTTGTTGAGGATAAAGATGTTGAACTTATTGGAGTAGAGGCTGCTGGCTTTGGCCTTGAAATGGGAAAGCATGCTGCAAGTATCTGTAAAGGCTCTGTGGGTGTTCTTCATGGGGCTAAATCTTACCTTCTTCAAAATGAGGATGGTCAGATTTTGCCCACCCATTCTGTATCTGCAGGTCTTGATTATCCCGGTGTTGGTCCTGAACATGCTCTTTTACATTATATTGGACGGGCAAAGTATGATGCTGTTACAGATGAAGAGGCTATTAGAGCTTTTCAGGTGCTTTCAAAAACAGAAGGGATTATTCCTGCTCTTGAAAGTTCTCATGCTGTTGCCTGGCTTCTTAGAAATAAGGAATTAATAAAAGGAAAAGTTGTAGTTTTAAATCTTTCTGGTAGAGGAGATAAAGACGTTAATCAGATAAGGGATATTCTTGCTGAGAGGGAAGATTTAAAGATATGAGAAACTCTAAAGTATTAGAAAGGTTAGAGTTTTTAAAGGTATTAAAAGATTGTAAAAGGAAGAAATGTGCCCTTTTCGTTGTGGATATAGATGATTTTAAGCTTGTTAATTTTTCATACGGTTACAGTATGGGAGATAGAGTTATAGCTGCTGTTGAAAAGAAATTGGTTGATGTAGTTGAAAAATATTTTTCAGAATGTGTTTTTGGTAGAGTAGGTTCAAATAGCTTTGCTGTATTGATGAAAGTTGTAGATAAAGAGCTTTCTTATAGAAGAATTGAAGAGATTTATACTAAGTACCTTGAAAGATTAAATTTCAAGATAGGAAGTGATTTTTTTTCTCTTACAACAAGTGCCGGAGTAGCTTTCTCCTTAGGTGTTGATGATGTGGGTAATCTTTTTAAAAAGGCAGAAGAAGCCCTTTATAATGCAAAGAAAAGGGGAAAAAACTGTATAGTTTTTTCCACTAATAGTAGTTCTACCAGATTTGAAGAGATTCAGGAAATTAGAAAACGGCTTGTTGAAGCTATAGAAAAGCGAAGTGTTGAGCCGTATTTTCAGCCTATCCTAAGTCTTAGGACTGGGAAGATATATGGATATGAAGTTCTTGCCAGGATTTTCTCAGAAGGAAAAGTTTTGAGAGGGGATTACGTTATAGATATTGCAAACACTTTTAATCTTATTCCTGAGATAGACAGAATTGTTTTTGAGAAAGCATCAAAGTATCTTGATAAGGGATATAAGCTCTTTTTTAACCTTTCAATGAAATACTTTTTTAAAGAACTTAACAATATCTGGAGAATGGTTAAAGACAGAGGATTAAACTCTTCAAATATAGTTATTGAGATAACGGAATCTCAGAAAGTTATGGAAATGAATGTAGCCAAAAGCATATTTCAAATTTTCAGGGATATGGATGCAAAAATAGCTATTGATGATTTTGGTTCTGGCTACTCCTCTTTCAGTTATCTTAAAAGATTTCCAGCAGACATTTTAAAGATAGATGGGGAATTTGTTAAGGGTGCTAAAAGAGATAAAAGGGATTTAACCATAATGAAATCTATAGTTGAAGTGGCAAGACCTTTTAGATTAAGAGTTCTTGCTGAATTTATAGAGGATGAGGAAGATTATAGACTTATGAAAGAGATAGGGGTTTCACTTGGTCAGGGCTGGTTTATAGGAAAACCAAAACCTGAACCTTATGATGTGAGAATAGATATTTAGGAGAACGTTATGAGAGAGCTACTTTTTGTTGCTATTACTACTGCTTTAAAAGCCGGTGATGCTATTATGAAAATTTATGAAAGAGATTTTACCGTGGAAGAGAAGGCTGATAATTCTCCTCTCACAGAGGCGGATAGAGTGTCCCATAAAATAATAGTTACTCATCTTCATGATTTTCCCGTTCTTTCTGAAGAGGGGAAAGAGATTCCCTATGAGGAGAGGAAAAACT from Desulfurobacterium atlanticum encodes:
- a CDS encoding bifunctional diguanylate cyclase/phosphodiesterase → MRNSKVLERLEFLKVLKDCKRKKCALFVVDIDDFKLVNFSYGYSMGDRVIAAVEKKLVDVVEKYFSECVFGRVGSNSFAVLMKVVDKELSYRRIEEIYTKYLERLNFKIGSDFFSLTTSAGVAFSLGVDDVGNLFKKAEEALYNAKKRGKNCIVFSTNSSSTRFEEIQEIRKRLVEAIEKRSVEPYFQPILSLRTGKIYGYEVLARIFSEGKVLRGDYVIDIANTFNLIPEIDRIVFEKASKYLDKGYKLFFNLSMKYFFKELNNIWRMVKDRGLNSSNIVIEITESQKVMEMNVAKSIFQIFRDMDAKIAIDDFGSGYSSFSYLKRFPADILKIDGEFVKGAKRDKRDLTIMKSIVEVARPFRLRVLAEFIEDEEDYRLMKEIGVSLGQGWFIGKPKPEPYDVRIDI